A window of the Microtus pennsylvanicus isolate mMicPen1 chromosome 4, mMicPen1.hap1, whole genome shotgun sequence genome harbors these coding sequences:
- the LOC142848872 gene encoding vomeronasal type-1 receptor 4-like: MLLKFIKQIVFLFMTVFGTLGNISVSVNYMITWWGGPEKKPIHLILIHLAFTNIIILLAKGLQKTMEDFGLRNFLDDVGCKILIYLSRVSRGVSICTSSLLTVVQAIIISPRTSGWRRLRPQSAWHILPFFSFFWILNALIGMNLIHSVTSASLNISELKNGDNYCYFMQESQKTKWIVLSLMVLRDAVFQGAMGGASGYMVLLLHKHHQHVLHLQNSKLLYRTPPELRAAQSVLLLMLCFVFFYWADCAFSLLLSLSLADKSLMLNCQDLIIIGYATFSPAVLIHREGLLPEWWHAQWEKLRKFISLLYVQ, translated from the coding sequence atgcttttaaaatttattaagcaAATAGTTTTCCTCTTCATGACTGTGTTTGGAACTCTGGGgaacatttctgtttctgtgaattatATGATCACTTGGTGGGGAGGGCCTGAGAAGAAACCCATCCACCTTATTCTCATCCACTTGGCTTTTACAAACATCATAATCCTTCTTGCAAAAGGATTGCAAAAGACAATGGAAGATTTTGGTTTGAGAAACTTCCTAGATGACGTAGGATGTAAGATCCTCATTTACCTGTCAAGGGTTTCCCGTGGGGTCTCCATCTGCACCAGCAGTCTCCTCACTGTGGTCCAGGCCATCATCATCAGTCCCAGAACATCTGGGTGGAGGAGGCTCAGACCACAGTCTGCATGGCACATCCTtccattcttttcattcttttggatACTCAATGCTCTAATAGGTATGAACCTAATTCATTCTGTCACAAGTGCAAGTCTGAATATATCCGAACTCAAGAATGGTGACAACTATTGTTATTTTATGCaagaaagtcagaaaacaaaatggattGTTCTCTCTCTTATGGTCCTGAGAGATGCTGTGTTTCAGGGAGCCATGGGAGGCGCCAGTGGCTACATGGTACTTCTTCTCCACAAGCATCACCAGCATGTCCTCCACCTCCAGAACTCCAAGCTTCTGTACAGAACTCCCCCTGAGCTGAGAGCTGCTCAGAGTGTCCTCCTTCtgatgctctgttttgttttcttctattgggCTGACTGTGCCTTTTCTCTACTTTTGAGTCTCTCTTTAGCGGACAAATCCTTGATGTTAAATTGTCAAGATTTGATAATCATTGGTTATGCAACTTTTAGCCCCGCTGTGTTGATTCACAGGGAAGGACTTCTCCCTGAGTGGTGGCATGCTCAGTGGGAGAAATTGAGaaaatttatttctctgttatatgttcaatga